One genomic region from Streptomyces sp. Li-HN-5-11 encodes:
- a CDS encoding alpha/beta hydrolase: MSRVHKDLRFTDIPKRTESLRVETGAGPVTCTVYRPSAPAAAPAPVYVNFHGGGFVVARPQQDDHICRYIAATAGCVVINVDYAVAPQRPYPVPVTQAYDVTAWVAENGPANNWDGSRLAVGGHSAGANLTAAICRTARDRGAFTPRLQIIDSAPLDQLADPATKQSPIAKPLLTPQLMRVFTAAYVPDPADLAHPLVSPGLADDLAGLPPALVITAENDRLRDEGDAYAKALEAAGVPVTHRCFEGVDHYFTHTGPVPAGKEAIDLMATTLRTALTA; the protein is encoded by the coding sequence ATGAGCCGCGTGCACAAGGATCTGCGCTTCACCGACATCCCGAAGCGCACGGAATCCCTCCGGGTGGAGACCGGCGCCGGACCGGTGACCTGCACCGTCTACCGCCCGTCGGCCCCCGCCGCAGCCCCCGCCCCGGTGTACGTCAACTTCCACGGCGGCGGGTTCGTGGTCGCCCGCCCCCAGCAGGACGACCACATCTGCCGCTACATAGCCGCCACGGCCGGCTGCGTCGTGATCAACGTGGACTACGCCGTCGCCCCGCAGCGGCCGTACCCCGTACCCGTCACCCAGGCGTACGACGTCACCGCCTGGGTGGCCGAGAACGGCCCCGCCAACAACTGGGACGGCTCGCGACTCGCTGTGGGCGGACACAGCGCCGGGGCCAACCTGACCGCTGCGATCTGCCGCACAGCCCGGGACCGCGGCGCCTTCACGCCCCGCCTCCAGATCATCGACTCGGCACCGCTCGACCAGCTCGCCGACCCGGCCACCAAGCAGTCACCCATCGCCAAGCCCCTGCTCACCCCTCAGCTCATGCGGGTCTTCACCGCCGCCTACGTCCCTGATCCCGCCGACCTCGCCCATCCGCTGGTGTCGCCCGGACTGGCGGACGACCTCGCCGGACTGCCGCCCGCCCTGGTCATCACCGCGGAGAACGACCGCCTGCGCGACGAGGGCGACGCCTATGCCAAGGCCTTGGAGGCCGCCGGCGTTCCGGTCACCCACCGTTGCTTCGAGGGTGTCGACCACTACTTCACCCACACCGGCCCGGTACCGGCCGGGAAGGAAGCCATCGACCTGATGGCCACCACCCTGCGCACAGCACTCACCGCCTGA
- a CDS encoding pyridoxamine 5'-phosphate oxidase family protein, with product MHPNDGFLELGPQECLALLATAPVGRIVYTHQALPAVLPVNFTLGSDGAVLLRTSAHSDLARALDGAVVAFEADAVDATEHSGWSVVVTGRAAVVTDTGELDRLDRVGPRSWVPSPQEVLVRIEPELVTGRELVRGRTMYGVHLSA from the coding sequence ATGCACCCCAACGATGGTTTCCTCGAACTCGGCCCTCAGGAGTGCCTGGCCCTGCTGGCAACAGCGCCCGTCGGCCGTATCGTCTACACGCACCAGGCCCTGCCTGCGGTCCTGCCGGTCAACTTCACACTGGGCAGTGACGGAGCGGTGCTCCTGCGCACCTCGGCGCACTCGGATCTGGCCCGCGCGCTGGACGGCGCGGTCGTCGCCTTCGAGGCCGACGCCGTCGACGCCACCGAGCACTCCGGCTGGAGCGTTGTCGTCACCGGCCGGGCCGCTGTCGTGACCGACACCGGCGAACTGGATCGACTGGACCGTGTCGGACCACGTTCCTGGGTCCCCTCGCCCCAAGAGGTCCTCGTGCGTATTGAGCCGGAGCTGGTCACCGGACGTGAACTCGTCCGTGGCCGCACGATGTACGGTGTGCACCTCTCCGCCTGA